Proteins co-encoded in one Cardiocondyla obscurior isolate alpha-2009 linkage group LG24, Cobs3.1, whole genome shotgun sequence genomic window:
- the LOC139111455 gene encoding cytochrome P450 4g1-like: MQYLERVIKETMRIFPPVPLVGRKVVNNIKLGKVTLLQGTNVIVNIIKLHRNEKYWSNPLTFDPDRFLPENIKNQSYCYIPFSIGPRNCIGIKYAMISMKVILATMVRTFVFKVNKSIDLKEIKLKSDLTLTVEKPLKVIIEKRYT, encoded by the exons ATGCAATATTTGGAGCGAGTTATTAAGGAAACAATGAGAATTTTTCCACCTGTACCTTTAGTTGGACGGAAAGTAGtgaacaatataaaattag gAAAAGTAACTTTATTACAAGGTACAAATGTTATcgtaaacattattaaattacatagaaatgaaaaatattggtCAAATCCGTTAACATTTGACCCAGACAGATTTCTTCCAGAAAACATAAAGAATCAATCGTATTGTTATATACCTTTTAGTATTGGACCGAGAAATtgtatag gtataaaatatgcaatgaTATCTATGAAAGTTATTTTAGCCACAATGGTACgaacatttgtttttaaagtaaataaaagcattgacttaaaagaaataaaactaaaatctGATTTAACCTTAACTGTTGAAAAGCctttaaaagttataatagAGAAACGATACACTTAA